A region of Mauremys mutica isolate MM-2020 ecotype Southern chromosome 2, ASM2049712v1, whole genome shotgun sequence DNA encodes the following proteins:
- the OTULINL gene encoding inactive ubiquitin thioesterase OTULINL isoform X1 — translation MLRRLDRGESKNREQLTEPVKRNRVDQSSKKSIGRNEVQSWTTAVNQSLHIVWQKIKRQLILVMSFLLAALWYCRRLYAYLAQLLKWWSRYLQRKFKKNLSVLAEVDLLGYCAREWKGETKQAKQMKAAYEELFWRHHIKYIRLVRRDNYCALRAVLFQVFSQGIYFPSWMKERDILKLPEKLLYSQGCNWIQQYSFGPERYTGANVFGKLRKCIETLKTQWTEISGVKDHDERGNMCNILFSDESKEHKLYEAIKFIMLYQVVEAYEQMKNEQKRVPILFSLLFARDTSSDPLSFMMNHLNSIGDTGGLEQVEMFLLGYLLEVKIRVYRLYKFNTEEFQVNYPEEYHRDWQEVSLLTEDDHHYHIPIIRI, via the exons gGAGGAATGAAGTGCAGTCCTGGACGACAGCTGTCAACCAATCCTTACATATTGTGTGGCAAAAAATAAAGAGACAACTAATATTAGTCATGTCTTTTCTCCTTGCTGCTCTCTGGTATTGTAGAAGGCTCTATGCATACTTAGCACAGCTGTTGAAATG GTGGAGTAGATATCTGCAGAGAAAATTCAAAA AGAACCTCAGTGTACTGGCAGAAGTTGATCTGCTTGGTTATTGTGCAAGAGAATGGAAAGGAGAAACCAAGCAGGCCAAGCAGATGAAGGCG GCTTATGAAGAACTATTTTGGAGACACCATATTAAATATATACGACTAGTCAGAAGAGATAACTACTGTGCATTAAGAGCTGTGCTGTTTCAGGTATTCAGCCAGGGCATTTATTTTCCATCATGGATGAAGGAGAGAGACATTTTAAAG CTCCCCGAAAAGCTTCTGTATTCACAAGGCTGCAACTGGATCCAGCAATATAGTTTTGGACCAGAAAGATACACAGGCGCCAACGTGTTTGGAAAATTACGTAAATGTATTGAAACATTAAAGACACAG TGGACTGAAATAAGTGGTGTTAAAGACCACGACGAAAGAGGAAACATGTGCAATATCCTTTTCTCTGATGAAAGCAAGGAACATAAGCTGTATGAGGCTATAAAATTCATCATGCTTTACCAAGTTGTGGAAGCCTATGAACAGATGAAGAATGAGCAGAAACGTGTACCCATCCTTTTTAGCCTCCTTTTTGCTCGTGATACGTCATCTGACCCTTTGAGTTTCATGATGAATCATCTGAATTCCATAGGGGACACGGGTGGTCTGGAGCAG gTTGAAATGTTTCTTCTTGGATATTTACTTGAAGTAAAGATAAGAGTCTACAGACTGTATAAGTTTAACACTGAAGAGTTCCAAGTAAACTATCCAGAGGAGTATCACAGGGACTGGCAGGAAGTCTCTCTTCTGACTGAGGATGACCATCACTATCACATCCCCATTATTAGAATATAA
- the OTULINL gene encoding inactive ubiquitin thioesterase OTULINL isoform X2: MSGRNEVQSWTTAVNQSLHIVWQKIKRQLILVMSFLLAALWYCRRLYAYLAQLLKWWSRYLQRKFKKNLSVLAEVDLLGYCAREWKGETKQAKQMKAAYEELFWRHHIKYIRLVRRDNYCALRAVLFQVFSQGIYFPSWMKERDILKLPEKLLYSQGCNWIQQYSFGPERYTGANVFGKLRKCIETLKTQWTEISGVKDHDERGNMCNILFSDESKEHKLYEAIKFIMLYQVVEAYEQMKNEQKRVPILFSLLFARDTSSDPLSFMMNHLNSIGDTGGLEQVEMFLLGYLLEVKIRVYRLYKFNTEEFQVNYPEEYHRDWQEVSLLTEDDHHYHIPIIRI, from the exons ATGTCAG gGAGGAATGAAGTGCAGTCCTGGACGACAGCTGTCAACCAATCCTTACATATTGTGTGGCAAAAAATAAAGAGACAACTAATATTAGTCATGTCTTTTCTCCTTGCTGCTCTCTGGTATTGTAGAAGGCTCTATGCATACTTAGCACAGCTGTTGAAATG GTGGAGTAGATATCTGCAGAGAAAATTCAAAA AGAACCTCAGTGTACTGGCAGAAGTTGATCTGCTTGGTTATTGTGCAAGAGAATGGAAAGGAGAAACCAAGCAGGCCAAGCAGATGAAGGCG GCTTATGAAGAACTATTTTGGAGACACCATATTAAATATATACGACTAGTCAGAAGAGATAACTACTGTGCATTAAGAGCTGTGCTGTTTCAGGTATTCAGCCAGGGCATTTATTTTCCATCATGGATGAAGGAGAGAGACATTTTAAAG CTCCCCGAAAAGCTTCTGTATTCACAAGGCTGCAACTGGATCCAGCAATATAGTTTTGGACCAGAAAGATACACAGGCGCCAACGTGTTTGGAAAATTACGTAAATGTATTGAAACATTAAAGACACAG TGGACTGAAATAAGTGGTGTTAAAGACCACGACGAAAGAGGAAACATGTGCAATATCCTTTTCTCTGATGAAAGCAAGGAACATAAGCTGTATGAGGCTATAAAATTCATCATGCTTTACCAAGTTGTGGAAGCCTATGAACAGATGAAGAATGAGCAGAAACGTGTACCCATCCTTTTTAGCCTCCTTTTTGCTCGTGATACGTCATCTGACCCTTTGAGTTTCATGATGAATCATCTGAATTCCATAGGGGACACGGGTGGTCTGGAGCAG gTTGAAATGTTTCTTCTTGGATATTTACTTGAAGTAAAGATAAGAGTCTACAGACTGTATAAGTTTAACACTGAAGAGTTCCAAGTAAACTATCCAGAGGAGTATCACAGGGACTGGCAGGAAGTCTCTCTTCTGACTGAGGATGACCATCACTATCACATCCCCATTATTAGAATATAA